The Candidatus Zixiibacteriota bacterium genome contains the following window.
AATTCGCTATGCAGATGGAGAAAGATGGGGAGAAGTATTATCGTGATCTCGCTGAGACGGTCACGGATGAGGGAGTCGCGAAAATACTACTCATGATGGCAGACGATGAGGTGAAGCACTACAACATACTCTCACACATAAAGTCCGGCACACCCGACATGCAGGGGACGGAAGTGCTCAAGAATGCCAAAAACATATTCCAGGAAATGCAGGTCGGTCAGAGTGATTTCGATTTCGATATCGCTCAGAAAGATGCGTTGCAGAAGGCGCTGGAGATCGAAGAGCGCAGTGAGAAATTCTACGTAGAGAAGTCGAAAGAGGTGGACTCGGAAGATCAGAAGGCACTGCTTCTGCGGATAGCTGATGAAGAGAAGCGTCATGTGCACCTTCTCGATCACATGATTGAGTTCATGAGCCGCCCGTCGACATGGCTTGAGGATGCGGAGTTTTCTAATATCGAGGACTATTGAGTGGGTTGGTCCGAAATGCGGGATTACAGACGGCGCTTCGTGACGGGGTGCTGTCTCTGTATGCGATCTGAACTAGGGTTCGGGGTTTGTTATGAATGATAGGGAGTCTGAAGCCGATCCGGAGGCGGCGTCCGAGAGAGCAAGGGAATTCAGAGAGCAGCGAGAGCTCCTGAACAAGATTGTGCTCGACAACAGCGGCCTCACGATGAAGCGGTTCTTCAATCTCGACACTCAGGCGTATACGGACGGAGCGTTATCGACAAAGACCAAAGAGCTGCTCGGACTGGTCTCCTCACTTGTGCTCAGGTGCGATGATTGCACAATGTATCATCTTCTCAGATGTTTCGAGAAGGGAGTGAGCGATCAGGAGTTCGAAGAGACCATGAGCATAGGACTCGTGGTTGGTGGCTCGATAACGATTCCTCACATCAGGCGGGCATTCAAAGCATGGGTTGAATTGAGACGTGGCAAAGGTGAATAGCGATCTAATTTCGGACTTGTGGTTTATATGGTGAACAAGACTCAACTTCTGGATACATTATTTGCTCGGATCGAGGCGCTGGTGGAGTCACCGATTCCCGTCTCGGAGAAACTTCTCGGTATCTGCGATATGCTCAGGGAAGTGGTGCCCCACTATGATTGGGTAGGATTCTACTTAGTGGATGGGGAGAACAAGAGAGAACTTGTGCTCGGACCTTTCGCCGGGGAGCCTACAGATCATGTCAGAATACCATTCGGCAAAGGCATTTGTGGGCAGGCTGCAGAAAGAGGTGAGACATTTGTTGTTCAGGATATCTCCGAGCAGACCAATTATCTCTCCTGCAGCATAGATGTCAAATCGGAAATTGTCCTTCCAATGTTCAAGGGCGGCGAACTAATCGGCGAGCTTGACATAGACTCCCATCAGACCGCGCCATTCACGGATGAAGACGAGGGATTTCTTGAGAAAGTTGCCGCTAAGGCTGCGTGTCTGCTTTGAACTTCAGGACAACGTCAGGCGCGCACAAGCGGAGTGTTCATATAGTTGCATCAATTGGCACACTCTATTGGAGGAGGTGTTTCGTGAGCAGATGTTTGCTGATGGCGTTAGTTGTGGCGCTTATCATGGTCGGAGGATGTATTGACTACCAGGAAACGTTGAAATTCAACGAGGATGGTTCCGGTACATTGAAGATTCGATACGCGCTCGATAAGCAGTATCTCAATGAGATGGAACAGATGGGTGAAAAGATGGGCGGCGAGGAGAGTGAAGAGCCGGAGAATGCTGATGAGGATATGTGGACTCGTGAGGAGATCGAGGAAGCATTGAAGGTGGAAGATACCGGCGTCGAGTTGATTGGATATGAAGCAAGTGAGGACGAAGAATGGAAAATTTGGGTGATTGAGTTTTCATTCGATAACTTGGCTGATTTTGAGATGCTCTCACGCTCTCTTAATGCAGAAGCTGACGAAGATGGCGAGCAGGCTGATATTGACAGGTCATACACGCGGCAGGATGACGGCACCTGGCTCTATCAACATGACTTTGGCGGTGGAATGGGCGAAGAAGGTGGATCTTCTCAGTTCGACACGTCCGACATGGACTCCGATGACAGTGATGCTGAGGACATGCCAACGGCTGAGGAGCTGGCGGAAGCGATGAAGCAGATGCAGGAGGCCATGCAGGAGTACTCCGATGAGGAGGATGCCGAGGGGGGCGATGCGAACCCGGAAGCCGGGGAGCAGGAGGAGCAAATGGAGGAAGCTATGCAGAATCTGAACTCTGGTCTCGAATCGATGTTTGCCGGCATGGAAAATGCCAGAGTGAAGGTCACGGCGGAGTTTCCCGGAAAGATCATAGAATCGAATGCCACCAGTGTCGACGGCAATACCGCCACCTGGGAATTTCGCGGAAAAGCTGTGATACACGATGATATTCCGATGATGACGGCAAAGGTTCAGCCGTAGGGGAGATAGATCGAGTCCAATGAACAATGTCAGGAGGAGGTGCAGTTTATGCATAGACTCGCATTGGTTGCTCTCGCAGCAGCGCTAGCGGTTTTTGGCGGCTGCATCGATTATCAAGAGACAATATCTCTGAACGCTGACGGTTCCGGGACGCTCAAGATTCGCCATGCGCTCGACAGCCAGTATATGGATTTGATGCGGCAGGCGCTCGCAAGCTGGGAAGCTGAGGATGACAATGTGCCTGAAAAATCGGAGGTCAAGAGCGATGAGATCTGGACTCGACAACAGATACAAAAGGCACTGAAATGCAATCATTGCGTTGAGTTGATGGACTACGACATAAACGATGAGGGGCGATGGAGAGTCTGGAGCATGGAGTTCTCATTCAAGGACATTTCAGGTGTCGAAGGCTTGCTGCGGAGTCTCAATGAGGAGTCGGTCTCTGAAAGGGGACTTGCTGACATGAAGAGGTCATTCACCAAGCAGACCGATGGCTCATGGCTCTTTCAGCACAGCTTAGGTACTCATCGCGAAGGAGGTTTGGAGAGCTCTGACATCTCTGGGATAGAGATGCACCAAGAGGATTCTATGGGGATTCCTGCTGATGAGGAAATGGCCGGGTTGATAGATCGCTTTGAGGAAGCGACCGAAGATGATTCTCACGATGTCTACGACCAGCAGGGAGAAGACGCGAAGAAAGAGCAGAATAGACTTCCGGAAGATAAAGACTCGGCTGCTCAAGCTTGGGACTCACTGCTCAATTCACTTCCGGCCGAGATAGACAAAACGCATATTAAAATCACAGCGACATTCTCAGGTGAGATAGTCAAGTCGAATGCGACAAGCATCGAGGGCAACACCGCGGTCTGGGAATTTAGCGGACAGCGAGAGAGGGATAACGGCGGTCCATCGCTAGCTGCCACAATACAGCCATAAGTTGAAGGACACGAGTGCATAAGAAAAGGCGAAGCGGCCTGCGACCTTCGCTTCGCCCTGTTGGACTTATATGTAGGCTGGCGTACCAGACATATAGAGATTTCGGTCAGAAAGAGCCCGTCCTTAAGACGGGCTCTGATAGCTTCACTGACTATCCGCCCAAGGAAGCTAATCGAAGCAGGCTACTGTTCTTTAACCAACGAGGGTATGAGTGCAAATCAGAACAGTAGCCTGCTTATCTATGAAAAAGGCAACCATCCGCAAACAGATATAGTATCAAGACTCATGCCAACTTTCGACACGTCAGCATGTCGCAGTAACGTATTGTGAGTCAATGAGATGCAATATTGACGGATTGTGGCGCTCACGCCGGGGGCGCATTTCCTGCGCTACTGCAGAGCGTGTAATACTCCCGATTCGCACGAATGTGTTGTGATCCATTGTGTTAGGCTGCCGCACATGTTGCGATGCCAAATCACGCTTTCTGCTCTTTTAACATCTACGGAAAAACCACAGATATAGTGGTGTGTCTGATGAGTTTCTGATTGTCAGAAGAACCTATTCAGTAAGGAGAACGGATGCTAAGTCGAGCAAAGCGGTTCCTCGAGAGGATTAGCGTGGCAGCAATTTCCAATGGCAATAGCGGCAATCTTGCGAGCGCTGGAGGGTTCTACGCAAAGCCTCGGTCGAAACGTCTCCAGAGACAAAATGAGTTCCAGTTGACTTATCCATGCGGGGCGGATTCTCACGAAGTCAGGATTGGTCTTTATCGGTTTCTGCGCGACCATGTACCATTGCTGAACGCGGCTATTTGGACATGGGTCAGAATGGCTGCGGGTCGTCCCGAATTTATGCTTTTCGACAGCAACGGCGAGCAAACTGAATCTGCCGAAGTGCGAGCGGTTGTTGACAGCCTTGCGCGGCGATTATATGATAACCGATATCAGAAGTTTGGGGGAATCGATGCTCTGCTCGTTGAGTTCTTCAACACCTTATTCACGACCGGTTCAGTATGTGGTGAACTTCTGGTAGATGCATCCGCCACCGGAGTGCAGAACTTCTATTTCATTGATCCGGCTACGATTCGATTCAAGCTTGAACGAACAGGCGAATGGCAGATGTTTCAGCAGATTGATGATAGAAGAATTAGTCTCCATGCGCCGTCGACATACTTCTACGGACTCGATGCAAACTCGATTGAACCGTGGGGGCGCTCTCTGCTGTCAGCGGTGCCGTTTGCATCGCGAGTCGAGCAGGCACTTGTCAGGGATATGCACAGTAGCATGCATAACGCTGGCTATCATCGGCTGCACGTGAAGATCAAACCGCCAGATCGATTGGCAGGGGAGGATCAGAACGCGTATGTTGCGCGCGCCAACCAGTATTTCGATGAGACCCTCGGAATGATGAAGGATATTGAACCTGATGATAATCCGGTCACTTGGGATGATGTTGACATCGACTATATAGGACCGGCATCGAAAATATCATCCTCATCCTCCTGGTACATCAATCACAAAGCCATGATAGAGGATATATGCGCGGGAACGCACCTTGCACCGTTCATGCTCGGATACTCATATGGATCATCGCGCACTTGGGCGGAGTTCAATTTTGAGTTGCTGCAGAGGCAGCTGCGCACCATTCAGGCCGCAGCTGTCAGGTTTCTGCGATGGATAACTTCGGTCGAATTTGCGCTGAAGGGGATCAGTGTCGAATGCAGATGGTCATTCGATGACTCGATAAGCGTGGGTGTGCTCGAAAAAAGGCAGGCAGAGGCCATTCATATCGACAATGTCATCAAGAAGGCAGACGCAGGGCTTATCACTACTGAAATAGCGAAAAAGGAACTCGGATGTCAGAGCTGATCATATTCTAACTAAGTGGGAGCGTCCACATCACTCGATTCGCAAAACAGAACAGGTGGCGCAGAGCCGTGACCGATCCGGTTCTGTTTGCCAGAGAGTTTATTGAGATTGAACCGCACGAAGGGCAGATCAAATGGCTGACTAATTCCGTGAAGCCTGAGAATCTGCTCTGCACCGGAAACAGATGGGGCAAATCTCTGGTGCAATCCGTGAAAATACTACATCGCTGCATATTTAGAATCAGAAACATGAAATATGATGCTTCCGGGCGATACACTGCCGTTAATGCGTCGATTACCATGGATCAGGCAAAGATCATTTTTCAGAATGTACTTCGTCTGGTAAAGGGGAAGCCACTGCTCGAGCTGATGGTCAATTGCGTGCGGTGGACGCCGTATCCGCAGCTCTATTTCGCAAACGGTGCTGTGTTTACGGCCCGTTCGACTCAGAACAGAGGCGAGCATCTCCTCGGTTACGACTACGACTTCTTCAATTTCGATGAGGTTGCCTTCGAACTTCACCCGGAGTATGTCGTCGACGAAGTGATCGCAATGCGACTTGCCGATCGTGAAGGGATGCTCGATCTGACTTCGACGCCGAAAGGCAAAAACTGGTTCTACCGACGCTATCTGGAGCTTGCGAAGAGACCTGATCGATGTTACGTGCAACAGGGAGCGAGTACTGAGAATGGCTTCATCAGCGGCAGATATCTGAAGAAAAAGATGCAGACATTGTCAGAAGCCAGAGTTCGTCAGAACATCATGGGGGAGTTCGTTGACGCCGGTGATGAAATCGTGTCTGAGGATCTCATCCAGGCCGCGCTCGCCAATTCTACGGGCTTGTCCGGGCCGATTGAAGGACATCGTTATTGTCATGGTTGGGATCTTGCGAGAAAAGTGACACATACTGTTGGAGTCACTCTCGATATCACGACGAAGCCGCACCAGGTAGTCGCTATTGAGAGGTTTCAGGGTCGGGACTGGGACGATGTCTTCGGAGCGATCAGGAAGAAGCATCGGCTCTATGGTGGCCCGGTGCTGGTCGACTCTACCGGTCTGGGCGACGTTGTTCTGAGCCAGGTCGCTGACATCGGGGCAGAGGGATACAATTTCGGACTCGGCGGCGGGAAAGCTAAAGCAGAACTGCTGACAAATCTGCAAATAATGCACGAGCGTAATGAAATCGCTTATCCGTATTTCGAGCAACTTGGAGCGGAAGAGTACTGGTCCAATCTCCAGGAACTTCGAGAAGCTACCTGGACAGAGAACGGCAAATGCGACTTTCTGATGGCTCTTGCCTTGTCATGCTGGATTGTCGGGTGTGCGAACCGCGATTTCTCCAAGAGATCGGTGGATCCACGGACCGGATCGGTATAGAGAAACCCGGGCATAGTACCCGGGTTCTATATCCAAGCTTTCATGTCTATCTCAGTAGCAGCGAAGACTCTTGCTCAGCTTCTAATCTTCCTGTACAGACTGCCGCCGGCAAGTCCGAGACCGATCAGTATCAGAGTAGTCGGTTCCGGAATGGGAGGACATGCAGGAGCTGCATTGTCATAAGCTGCCTCGTTGCCCCAGAGAAACGAATTGCCGGTTCCAGGCGAAGGACCTGTGGCTGGCTGATTGATACCTGTGCCGGTTGTCAGCACCAGATCACTGCCCTTTGTGCCGGTCCCGTTACCGTTGTCGCTCCCTCCAGTGCCTCCAGCAACGTTGTCAATCCTCGAGAAGTTGAAGCCGTAAACCGGCGTCCAAGTAAGGCAGAGGAGTAGAACGATTACTAGAGCTGACACTGTCAGCGGCCCGAGATTGCTTGTAGAAAGTTTGTCCTTCATATACACCTCACTGTCGATTTAAGCATCATTGGCCACTGTATCAGCAATTCAGGTGCCAAAATTCATGCTGTTTGATGGCAGGCATAACCTCATGTGAAACGGATGTTTAACTACTGAAGTACCGGAGTTCATCCGACCGGATTATTGTAATATGTGCAGAAAATTGCATGATTGTGCCGGAACGAAGCTC
Protein-coding sequences here:
- a CDS encoding carboxymuconolactone decarboxylase family protein, with the protein product MNDRESEADPEAASERAREFREQRELLNKIVLDNSGLTMKRFFNLDTQAYTDGALSTKTKELLGLVSSLVLRCDDCTMYHLLRCFEKGVSDQEFEETMSIGLVVGGSITIPHIRRAFKAWVELRRGKGE
- a CDS encoding PEP-CTERM sorting domain-containing protein; this encodes MKDKLSTSNLGPLTVSALVIVLLLCLTWTPVYGFNFSRIDNVAGGTGGSDNGNGTGTKGSDLVLTTGTGINQPATGPSPGTGNSFLWGNEAAYDNAAPACPPIPEPTTLILIGLGLAGGSLYRKIRS
- a CDS encoding GAF domain-containing protein, with protein sequence MVNKTQLLDTLFARIEALVESPIPVSEKLLGICDMLREVVPHYDWVGFYLVDGENKRELVLGPFAGEPTDHVRIPFGKGICGQAAERGETFVVQDISEQTNYLSCSIDVKSEIVLPMFKGGELIGELDIDSHQTAPFTDEDEGFLEKVAAKAACLL
- a CDS encoding ferritin family protein is translated as MDIYEFAMQMEKDGEKYYRDLAETVTDEGVAKILLMMADDEVKHYNILSHIKSGTPDMQGTEVLKNAKNIFQEMQVGQSDFDFDIAQKDALQKALEIEERSEKFYVEKSKEVDSEDQKALLLRIADEEKRHVHLLDHMIEFMSRPSTWLEDAEFSNIEDY